One genomic window of Roseateles sp. DAIF2 includes the following:
- a CDS encoding nitronate monooxygenase family protein yields the protein MDKKIWPDTRIQALFGIELPIIQAPMAGPTQHEMVIAVSEAGGLGSLPCALLTPEQQRRELGLIRAATARPINLNFFCHRTPAPDAARESAWRERLRPYYLELGLDPDAPIPSSGRNPFDAAACALVEEFRPEVVSFHFGLPEPALLARVKAAGAAVIASATTVAEARWLEVHGADAIIAQGSEAGGHRGVFLSEEIYSQVGLFALLPQVVDAVRLPVIATGGIADARGIAAAFALGAAAVQIGSAYLYTPEAKLAAPHRAALEGPDAETTALTNLFTGRPARGIVNRVMRELGPMSTLPPAFPTAGGALAPLRAASEPQGSGDFMSLWSGQAAPLSPRGLGSGELTRRLAQEALARMYPGAGA from the coding sequence ATGGACAAGAAGATCTGGCCCGATACCCGCATCCAAGCGCTGTTCGGCATCGAACTGCCGATCATCCAGGCGCCGATGGCGGGGCCCACCCAGCATGAGATGGTGATCGCCGTCAGCGAGGCCGGCGGCCTCGGCTCCCTGCCCTGCGCGCTGCTCACGCCCGAGCAGCAGCGGCGCGAGCTGGGCCTGATCCGCGCCGCCACCGCCAGGCCGATCAATCTGAACTTCTTCTGCCACCGCACGCCGGCGCCCGATGCCGCGCGCGAATCGGCCTGGCGCGAGCGCCTGCGCCCCTATTACCTGGAGCTGGGCCTGGATCCGGACGCGCCGATTCCCAGCAGCGGCCGCAACCCCTTCGATGCGGCCGCCTGCGCGCTGGTCGAGGAGTTCCGGCCCGAGGTGGTGAGCTTCCATTTCGGTCTGCCGGAGCCGGCCCTGCTGGCGCGGGTCAAGGCCGCGGGCGCGGCGGTGATCGCCTCCGCGACCACGGTGGCCGAGGCGCGCTGGCTGGAGGTCCATGGCGCCGACGCGATCATCGCGCAGGGTTCCGAGGCCGGCGGCCATCGCGGCGTGTTCCTGAGCGAGGAGATCTACAGCCAGGTCGGGCTGTTCGCGCTGCTGCCCCAGGTGGTCGACGCGGTCCGGCTGCCGGTGATCGCGACCGGCGGCATCGCCGATGCGCGCGGCATCGCCGCGGCCTTCGCGCTCGGCGCGGCCGCGGTGCAGATCGGCAGCGCCTATCTCTACACCCCCGAGGCCAAGCTGGCGGCACCGCATCGCGCGGCGCTGGAGGGCCCGGACGCCGAGACCACCGCGCTGACCAATCTGTTCACCGGCCGGCCGGCGCGCGGCATCGTCAACCGGGTGATGCGCGAGCTCGGGCCGATGTCCACGCTGCCCCCGGCCTTCCCGACCGCCGGCGGCGCGCTGGCGCCGCTGCGCGCCGCGAGCGAGCCCCAGGGCTCGGGCGATTTCATGTCGCTGTGGTCGGGCCAGGCGGCGCCGCTGTCGCCGCGCGGCCTGGGTTCGGGCGAGCTGACGCGTCGATTGGCGCAAGAGGCGCTGGCGCGCATGTATCCGGGAGCGGGCGCATGA
- a CDS encoding M28 family peptidase encodes MKRPLLLAALLAGGSAALAQPRDAEIERMLGEVSAARIEQRIRALVGFETRHTLSETESETRGIGAARRWIQRELQACSRAAGGRLQVAMDEFVEPAGRRMPRAATLVNVVATLPGVSAASKDRLLVVSGHYDSRNGEVMDAEGAAPGANDDASGVAAVMELACVMANRPFDATLVFMAVPGEEQGLLGAAQWARNARRQGLNIEAMITNDIVGSPRGDAGQRDAKQLRLFADGYDPLLRLLVQARANQPATADAAEQRQIDAAREQLQRLALAGGGEDLPTAQLGRHLKATGERYLPGFTVNLIQRRDRYLRGGDHLPFLERGYAAVRFTEPFENFAHQHQNLRTENGVVYGDLPEFVDFSYVADVARINLAGLASLARAPAPPAGVELETTELTNDSTLRWAASADPAVAGYRVVWRHPESAVWQQARDVGLVQRVRLPVSKDNVVFGVQALSKGGHASLAAYPLPAR; translated from the coding sequence ATGAAGCGGCCTCTGCTCTTGGCGGCGCTGCTGGCCGGCGGCAGCGCGGCGCTGGCCCAGCCCCGGGATGCCGAGATCGAGCGCATGCTGGGCGAGGTCTCGGCCGCGCGCATCGAGCAGCGCATCCGCGCCCTGGTCGGCTTCGAGACCCGCCACACCCTGTCGGAAACCGAGTCCGAGACCCGCGGCATCGGCGCCGCGCGGCGCTGGATCCAGCGCGAGCTGCAGGCCTGTTCGCGCGCCGCGGGTGGGCGGCTGCAGGTGGCGATGGACGAGTTCGTCGAGCCGGCCGGCCGCCGCATGCCGCGCGCGGCCACCCTGGTCAATGTGGTCGCGACCTTGCCGGGCGTCTCGGCCGCGTCCAAGGACCGCTTGCTGGTGGTCAGCGGCCATTACGACTCGCGCAACGGCGAGGTGATGGACGCCGAGGGCGCGGCGCCGGGCGCCAACGACGATGCCTCGGGTGTGGCCGCGGTGATGGAGCTGGCCTGCGTGATGGCGAACCGCCCCTTCGACGCCACCCTGGTCTTCATGGCCGTGCCGGGCGAGGAGCAGGGCCTGCTGGGCGCCGCCCAATGGGCCCGCAACGCGCGCCGCCAGGGCCTGAACATCGAGGCGATGATCACCAACGACATCGTCGGCAGCCCGCGCGGCGATGCCGGCCAGCGCGATGCGAAGCAGCTGCGCCTGTTCGCCGATGGCTACGACCCGCTGCTGCGCCTTTTGGTGCAGGCGCGCGCCAACCAGCCGGCCACGGCCGACGCGGCCGAGCAGCGTCAGATCGACGCCGCGCGCGAGCAGCTGCAGCGCCTGGCCCTGGCCGGCGGCGGCGAGGACCTGCCGACCGCCCAGCTGGGCCGGCATCTGAAGGCCACCGGCGAGCGCTACCTGCCGGGCTTCACGGTCAACCTGATCCAGCGCCGCGACCGCTATCTGCGCGGCGGCGACCATCTGCCCTTTCTGGAGCGCGGCTACGCGGCGGTGCGCTTCACCGAGCCCTTCGAGAACTTCGCCCACCAGCACCAGAACCTGCGCACCGAGAACGGCGTGGTCTACGGCGACCTGCCGGAGTTCGTCGATTTCTCCTATGTGGCCGATGTGGCGCGCATCAACCTGGCCGGCCTGGCCAGTCTGGCGCGCGCGCCGGCGCCGCCGGCCGGCGTCGAGCTGGAGACCACCGAGCTGACGAACGACAGCACCCTGCGCTGGGCCGCCAGCGCCGACCCGGCGGTGGCCGGCTACCGCGTGGTCTGGCGCCATCCGGAATCGGCGGTCTGGCAGCAGGCGCGCGATGTCGGCCTGGTGCAGCGGGTGCGGCTGCCGGTCTCCAAGGACAACGTGGTGTTCGGCGTGCAGGCGCTCTCGAAGGGCGGCCACGCCAGCCTGGCGGCCTATCCGCTGCCGGCGCGCTGA